In one window of Paenarthrobacter nicotinovorans DNA:
- a CDS encoding multifunctional oxoglutarate decarboxylase/oxoglutarate dehydrogenase thiamine pyrophosphate-binding subunit/dihydrolipoyllysine-residue succinyltransferase subunit: protein MPEQPSHRLPEEFGGNEWLVDELYERYQQDKNSVDTKWWPLFESFASADGTSSNGTSAAPSAANPPTQVLPVVAPAAAAPAPAPAAPAAAPAAAPAAPAAPAPAKKAPATVARDGAKKPAAGTAAQPIPAQLPKSNKAPTAPEEDVVSVLRGPAKAIATNMVTSLEVPTATSVRAVPAKLLIDNRVVINSNLARARGGKVSFTHLIGYAVVRALSQFPSMNVYYDEIDGKPSAVQPAHVNFGIAIDMPKPDGTRLLMVPNIKKAETMDFAEFWHTYEDLIKRARNGKLTADDHAGTTVSLTNPGGIGTVHSVPRLSKGQAAIIGVGALDYPAEFQGASEKIIAQNAISKILTLTSTYDHRVIQGAGSGEFLKLVHQLLLGAQNFYDEIFEALRIPYEPVRWSPDLQVDPADEINKVARIQQLIHSYRVRGHLMADTDPLEYVQRKHPDLDVLTYGLTLWDLDREWPTGGFGGKPQLKFRDILGVLRDAYCRTTGIEYMHIQEPAERKWFQDQLEHPYSKPSREEQLRIVSKLNAAEAFETFLQTKFVGQKRFSLEGGESLIPLLDAVISDAADDGLDEVAIGMAHRGRLNVLTNIAGKTYAQVFREFEGTQDPRSVQGSGDVKYHLGTEGTFTSDNGKQTKVYLAANPSHLEAVDSVLEGIVRAKQDRLDQGESFPVLPIMVHGDAAFAGQGVVAETLNLSQLRGYRTGGTIHVIVNNQVGFTTAPSSSRSSTYSTDVAKMIQAPVFHVNGDDPEAVVRVAQLAYEFRQRFHKDVVIDMVCYRRRGHNEGDDPSMTQPLMYNLIEAKRSVRKLYTESLIGRGDITEEEAEQLLRDYQERLERVFAETHAAQTSPIPIITADSAAVSDIERPIAQQADFGTNAPTSTAISAETLARIGQAHLEIPEGFTVHSKLKQLLEKREQMSREGGIDWGFGEIAAFGSLIMEGVPVRLAGQDSRRGTFVQRHAVFHDRANGNEWLPLGNLSDDQAKLWIYDSLLSEYAAMGFEYGYSVERPDALVLWEAQFGDFVNGAQTIIDEFISSAEQKWGQRSSLVLMLPHGYEGQGPDHSSARIERFLQMCAEDNMIVANPTTAASHFHLLRRQAYSRPRKPLIIFTPKQLLRLKGAASAVEDFTTGGFRPVIGDPEVQPANVDRVILVSGRLYYDLLSNRQKSGDTSTAIIRVEQLYPLPKAEIEAELAKYPNADIVWAQDEPANQGPWPFMGLNLAPELDRKLRLVSRPASASTAAGSMKRHAAEQDALIKQAFERK from the coding sequence GTGCCAGAGCAGCCCAGCCACCGTCTACCAGAGGAATTTGGCGGAAACGAGTGGCTCGTTGACGAACTGTACGAGCGGTACCAACAGGACAAGAACTCGGTGGACACCAAATGGTGGCCGCTCTTCGAATCCTTTGCTTCCGCTGACGGCACTTCTTCCAACGGAACCTCTGCAGCCCCATCAGCTGCCAATCCCCCTACCCAAGTACTTCCCGTCGTAGCTCCGGCTGCAGCGGCACCGGCACCGGCGCCGGCGGCCCCCGCAGCAGCGCCGGCCGCCGCCCCCGCGGCTCCGGCCGCACCCGCTCCGGCGAAAAAAGCACCTGCCACGGTTGCCCGGGACGGAGCAAAGAAGCCCGCCGCCGGCACCGCTGCACAGCCGATCCCTGCCCAGCTGCCCAAGAGCAACAAGGCCCCCACAGCGCCGGAAGAGGACGTGGTTTCCGTCCTCCGCGGCCCGGCCAAGGCCATCGCCACCAACATGGTCACCAGCCTCGAAGTGCCTACCGCTACCAGCGTCCGGGCTGTTCCGGCCAAGTTGCTCATCGACAACCGCGTCGTCATCAACTCCAACCTTGCCCGTGCCCGCGGTGGCAAGGTCTCCTTCACCCACCTCATCGGTTACGCCGTTGTCCGTGCGCTGTCCCAGTTCCCGTCAATGAACGTCTACTACGACGAAATTGACGGCAAGCCGAGCGCCGTGCAGCCCGCGCACGTCAACTTCGGCATCGCAATCGACATGCCCAAGCCCGACGGCACCCGCCTGCTGATGGTTCCAAACATCAAGAAGGCCGAGACCATGGACTTCGCGGAGTTCTGGCACACCTACGAGGACCTGATCAAGCGTGCCCGCAACGGCAAGCTCACGGCTGACGACCACGCAGGAACCACGGTCTCGCTGACCAACCCCGGCGGCATCGGCACCGTGCACTCGGTCCCGCGCTTGTCCAAGGGCCAGGCGGCCATCATCGGCGTCGGCGCTCTTGACTACCCGGCCGAGTTCCAGGGCGCCAGCGAGAAGATCATCGCCCAGAACGCCATCAGCAAGATCCTCACCCTGACCTCCACCTACGACCACCGGGTCATCCAGGGCGCAGGCAGCGGCGAATTCCTCAAGCTCGTCCACCAGCTCCTCCTCGGCGCGCAGAACTTCTACGACGAGATCTTTGAAGCCCTGCGCATTCCCTACGAACCCGTTCGTTGGAGCCCGGACCTGCAGGTGGATCCCGCGGACGAGATCAACAAGGTTGCCCGCATCCAGCAGCTGATCCACTCCTACCGCGTGCGCGGCCACCTCATGGCTGACACCGATCCGCTGGAGTACGTGCAGCGCAAGCACCCTGACCTTGACGTCCTGACATATGGACTCACCCTGTGGGACCTCGACCGCGAGTGGCCTACCGGTGGCTTCGGTGGCAAGCCGCAGCTTAAGTTCCGCGACATCCTCGGCGTGCTCCGCGATGCTTACTGCCGCACCACAGGCATCGAGTACATGCACATCCAGGAACCGGCCGAACGCAAGTGGTTCCAGGACCAGCTTGAGCACCCATACTCCAAGCCGAGCCGCGAAGAGCAGCTGCGCATTGTCTCCAAGCTCAACGCTGCAGAGGCCTTCGAGACCTTCCTGCAGACCAAGTTCGTCGGCCAGAAGCGGTTCTCCCTCGAAGGTGGCGAGTCCCTGATTCCGCTGTTGGACGCCGTCATTTCGGACGCCGCTGACGACGGACTGGATGAAGTTGCCATCGGCATGGCCCACCGTGGCCGCCTCAACGTGCTGACCAACATCGCTGGCAAGACCTACGCACAGGTCTTCCGCGAATTCGAAGGCACCCAGGATCCCCGCTCCGTCCAGGGCTCCGGCGACGTCAAGTACCACTTGGGAACCGAAGGTACCTTCACCTCGGACAACGGCAAGCAGACCAAGGTCTACCTCGCCGCCAACCCGTCGCACCTTGAAGCCGTCGACTCGGTGCTTGAGGGCATCGTCCGCGCCAAGCAGGACCGCCTGGACCAGGGCGAGTCCTTCCCGGTGCTGCCCATCATGGTCCACGGTGACGCCGCATTTGCCGGCCAGGGCGTGGTTGCGGAAACCCTGAACCTCTCGCAGCTCCGCGGTTACCGTACCGGCGGTACCATCCACGTGATCGTCAACAACCAGGTCGGCTTCACCACTGCGCCGTCCTCTTCACGTTCCTCCACGTACTCCACCGACGTCGCGAAGATGATCCAGGCACCGGTGTTCCACGTGAATGGCGATGACCCCGAAGCCGTGGTGCGCGTTGCTCAGCTCGCCTACGAGTTCCGCCAGCGCTTCCACAAGGACGTCGTCATCGACATGGTCTGCTACCGCCGTCGCGGCCACAACGAAGGCGACGACCCCTCGATGACCCAGCCGCTCATGTACAACCTGATCGAAGCCAAGCGCTCCGTCCGCAAGCTGTACACAGAGTCGCTCATCGGCCGTGGGGACATCACCGAAGAAGAAGCAGAGCAGCTGCTCCGCGACTACCAGGAGCGCCTGGAGCGGGTCTTCGCCGAGACCCACGCCGCGCAGACGTCCCCGATCCCGATCATCACCGCGGACTCCGCGGCCGTTTCGGACATCGAGCGTCCCATTGCCCAGCAGGCGGACTTCGGGACCAACGCCCCCACGTCCACTGCGATTTCCGCTGAGACTCTTGCCCGCATCGGCCAGGCCCACCTGGAAATCCCCGAGGGCTTCACCGTCCACTCCAAGCTCAAGCAGCTGCTGGAGAAGCGCGAGCAGATGTCCCGTGAAGGCGGCATCGACTGGGGCTTCGGCGAAATCGCTGCCTTTGGTTCCTTGATCATGGAAGGCGTACCTGTGCGCCTTGCAGGGCAGGACTCGCGCCGAGGCACCTTTGTTCAGCGCCACGCCGTCTTCCACGACCGTGCCAACGGCAACGAGTGGCTGCCCTTGGGCAACCTCTCCGATGACCAGGCCAAGCTGTGGATCTACGACTCCCTGCTGTCCGAATACGCGGCCATGGGCTTCGAATACGGATACTCGGTGGAGCGTCCGGATGCGCTCGTTCTGTGGGAAGCCCAGTTCGGTGACTTCGTCAACGGCGCCCAGACCATCATCGACGAGTTCATTTCCTCGGCTGAGCAGAAATGGGGCCAGCGCTCCTCACTGGTGCTCATGCTCCCCCACGGCTACGAAGGCCAGGGCCCGGACCACTCCTCGGCACGCATTGAGCGCTTCCTTCAGATGTGCGCAGAAGACAACATGATCGTGGCCAACCCCACCACCGCGGCCTCGCACTTCCACCTTCTGCGCCGCCAGGCATACAGCCGTCCGCGCAAGCCGCTGATCATCTTCACGCCGAAGCAGTTGCTGCGCCTCAAGGGTGCCGCTTCCGCCGTCGAAGATTTCACCACGGGTGGCTTCAGGCCGGTAATCGGCGATCCGGAAGTCCAGCCGGCAAACGTGGACCGGGTCATCCTGGTCTCCGGCCGCTTGTACTACGACCTCCTCTCCAACCGCCAGAAGTCCGGTGACACCTCCACGGCGATCATCCGCGTGGAGCAGCTGTACCCGCTGCCGAAGGCTGAGATCGAGGCCGAGCTCGCCAAGTACCCGAACGCTGACATCGTTTGGGCGCAGGACGAGCCCGCCAACCAGGGCCCGTGGCCCTTCATGGGCCTGAACCTGGCACCGGAACTTGACCGCAAGCTCCGCCTGGTCTCGCGTCCGGCATCGGCATCCACGGCTGCCGGTTCCATGAAGCGCCACGCCGCAGAACAGGATGCCCTGATCAAGCAGGCATTCGAACGTAAGTAA
- a CDS encoding GDSL-type esterase/lipase family protein codes for MIRKLCKDRNECEEVTVEDRKLRIAAVGDELLAGLGDPRALGWLGRVLARTPQDSVVVESFPLPCPMEGTEGLAARWQEEAGRRFSDTHENRLVIGLSGRDLEFGLSTARSRLNLANILDGASHSSVEVFVVGPPPTLDPARNKRLAELNTAFADVTTRRNHHYVDTFSPLLNHEQWRTDLAANGGTPGQAGYGLIAWLVLHRGWFQWLNIAQPE; via the coding sequence ATGATCCGGAAACTGTGCAAGGACCGTAACGAGTGTGAAGAGGTAACCGTGGAAGACAGGAAGCTGCGTATCGCAGCTGTTGGAGATGAACTGCTCGCGGGCCTGGGGGATCCCCGCGCCCTGGGCTGGCTCGGTAGAGTCCTGGCCCGCACACCCCAGGACTCCGTCGTGGTGGAGAGCTTTCCGCTCCCTTGTCCCATGGAAGGTACAGAGGGCCTGGCCGCCCGATGGCAGGAAGAAGCCGGCAGGCGCTTCAGCGATACCCATGAGAACCGGCTGGTGATCGGACTTTCAGGTCGCGATCTCGAATTTGGCCTTTCCACAGCGCGGAGCCGGCTGAATCTGGCCAACATCCTCGACGGAGCTTCGCACAGCAGCGTGGAGGTCTTCGTGGTTGGTCCGCCTCCCACTTTGGATCCGGCACGCAACAAGCGTCTTGCTGAACTCAACACAGCTTTTGCCGATGTCACCACGCGGCGCAACCACCACTACGTTGACACGTTCTCCCCGTTGCTCAATCATGAGCAGTGGAGGACGGACCTCGCAGCCAATGGGGGAACACCGGGCCAGGCCGGCTACGGCTTGATTGCGTGGCTTGTCCTGCACCGTGGCTGGTTCCAGTGGCTTAATATCGCTCAACCGGAGTAG
- a CDS encoding serine hydrolase domain-containing protein has protein sequence MTRNMQVSVRAATAAAVIAAVAATVSCSSGPPVSPASSTAASAPASTASPTSAPTALQRFDSEGLRADFERTAKEVLVPGAMVLLETPGGTLTASYGTGTRGAERPVSMADHIRVGSVTKTWTTTVILQLVQEGKLALGDPVSKYRPDVPNGDGITLEQLLTMRSGLFNYTETLELNSAMDKEPRREWKPEELLALGFAHPPYFAPGQGFHYSNTNTVLLGLIAEKVAGKPLGDLFKERIFQPLGLKGTVFPDISSNSIPEPHPQGYFYGDNVLTMTNPALPEDMQKEAAAGTLAPNDVTDVNPSWAWAAGSGISTTTDLKILGEALVNGKLLDAGLQQQRLDSVIPTNPENPDRASYGWGIAKFGKLYGHTGELPGFNTFMGSDPVNGVTLVVWTNLAPAADGRDPAVTIARSLIGKVYQAGS, from the coding sequence ATGACGCGGAACATGCAGGTTTCTGTCAGAGCAGCAACAGCGGCGGCAGTAATTGCCGCAGTGGCAGCCACAGTTTCCTGCAGTTCCGGTCCCCCGGTCTCCCCCGCGTCCTCAACAGCCGCGTCGGCACCGGCATCCACTGCTTCTCCAACATCGGCGCCCACGGCGCTGCAGCGCTTCGATTCGGAGGGCTTGCGCGCGGACTTTGAGCGGACAGCCAAGGAAGTCCTTGTCCCGGGAGCCATGGTGCTGCTGGAAACTCCCGGGGGAACCCTCACTGCGTCTTACGGCACAGGTACCCGCGGCGCCGAACGGCCGGTCTCAATGGCGGACCACATCCGGGTGGGTTCGGTCACCAAGACCTGGACAACCACAGTCATTCTTCAGCTCGTCCAGGAGGGCAAGCTCGCCCTTGGTGATCCCGTTTCAAAGTACCGTCCAGACGTTCCCAATGGTGACGGCATCACTCTCGAGCAGCTCCTGACCATGCGGAGCGGCTTGTTCAACTACACCGAAACCCTTGAGCTCAACTCAGCCATGGATAAAGAACCGCGCAGGGAGTGGAAACCGGAAGAGCTCCTCGCGCTGGGGTTTGCCCATCCGCCATATTTCGCGCCGGGGCAAGGCTTCCACTATTCCAACACGAACACGGTCCTTCTGGGCCTCATCGCCGAGAAGGTCGCAGGAAAGCCACTCGGTGATCTCTTCAAGGAGCGCATTTTCCAGCCCCTCGGCTTAAAGGGAACGGTCTTTCCGGACATTTCGTCCAACAGCATTCCGGAGCCACATCCCCAGGGCTATTTCTACGGTGACAACGTCCTGACGATGACCAATCCTGCCCTTCCCGAGGACATGCAAAAGGAAGCCGCCGCGGGCACCCTGGCCCCGAACGACGTTACTGATGTCAATCCGTCATGGGCCTGGGCAGCAGGGTCCGGAATCTCCACGACCACGGACTTGAAGATCCTCGGCGAAGCCCTCGTTAATGGGAAGCTGCTCGATGCCGGGCTCCAGCAACAACGACTCGACAGCGTCATCCCCACCAACCCGGAAAACCCCGACCGTGCTTCCTACGGCTGGGGCATAGCGAAGTTCGGGAAGCTCTACGGCCATACCGGCGAACTTCCGGGCTTCAACACCTTCATGGGCAGCGATCCCGTCAACGGAGTGACCCTCGTGGTGTGGACAAATCTGGCACCGGCGGCCGACGGCCGGGACCCTGCCGTGACCATCGCGAGGTCACTCATCGGCAAGGTCTACCAAGCCGGGAGCTGA
- a CDS encoding DUF4097 family beta strand repeat-containing protein has protein sequence MSDELWTVTGPQTIEVDNVRSLKLGIVKGRFDVVTHDEPFVRIEISEITGDPLTVTLVDGRLEVRHQLQGPQGWFRNLMGTVNNSSTNSVVVGIALPPGVDVEAGTVSGDGMVSGVSGRTRLNTVSGSVMADGTNGELHVNTVSGEVIARNHDGVLTAKSVSGEVTASGTFKSVRASTVSGDLSFDLQDYTNDFGANSVSGDLTIRLPHDVGLDIVAKSASGTVVIDDQMYAQPGSNVHTIVGPDERLMLVRTNTVSGKTYIIHGSAPSPDNSRQSPGEAGL, from the coding sequence ATGTCAGACGAACTATGGACCGTGACGGGCCCGCAAACCATTGAAGTGGATAACGTCCGCTCCCTGAAGCTGGGCATAGTGAAGGGCCGATTCGACGTCGTGACCCACGACGAACCCTTTGTCCGCATCGAGATCAGCGAAATCACCGGCGACCCCCTTACGGTGACACTGGTGGACGGGCGCCTGGAAGTGCGCCACCAGCTGCAGGGGCCGCAGGGCTGGTTCCGCAACCTCATGGGGACCGTCAACAACAGCAGCACCAACTCGGTGGTGGTCGGGATCGCGCTGCCACCCGGCGTCGACGTCGAGGCCGGAACCGTCAGCGGCGACGGAATGGTGTCCGGCGTCAGCGGCCGCACGCGCCTGAACACTGTGTCAGGTTCCGTCATGGCGGACGGCACCAACGGCGAACTCCACGTGAACACCGTCAGCGGGGAAGTCATCGCCAGGAACCACGACGGCGTCCTGACCGCCAAGAGCGTCTCGGGCGAAGTCACGGCGTCGGGCACCTTCAAAAGCGTCCGGGCAAGCACAGTCAGTGGCGACCTCAGCTTCGATCTCCAGGACTACACGAACGACTTTGGAGCCAACTCGGTCTCCGGCGACCTCACCATCCGGCTCCCCCACGACGTTGGCCTGGATATCGTGGCGAAATCAGCCAGCGGAACCGTAGTGATCGATGACCAGATGTACGCCCAGCCCGGCAGCAATGTCCACACAATCGTTGGTCCTGACGAACGGCTCATGCTTGTCCGCACCAATACGGTCTCCGGCAAGACCTACATCATCCACGGCTCGGCACCGTCACCGGACAACAGCCGGCAGTCGCCAGGGGAAGCTGGTCTCTGA
- a CDS encoding PadR family transcriptional regulator: MPPVFAHGALRLYLLALLETGPKHGYELIKALGDRFGGTYSPSAGTIYPRLGKLEEDGLVATETEGRRTKYSITSAGRAELDSRREELADVEDTISASVRRLADNLREDIRSNMRGLRADLAATAEVARTNATSAAFRSRTAGYTPEGQRILKEAELMVQAFRDDIRVELRQHGAARPLTPVALETVRAVLDQARISIRNSLNN; encoded by the coding sequence ATGCCTCCCGTCTTCGCCCACGGCGCACTGCGCCTGTACCTCCTTGCCCTCTTGGAAACCGGTCCCAAGCACGGCTACGAACTGATCAAGGCCCTCGGCGACCGCTTCGGCGGAACGTACTCCCCCAGCGCCGGAACCATCTATCCGCGACTGGGCAAGCTGGAAGAGGACGGTCTCGTCGCTACAGAGACCGAGGGCCGGCGCACGAAATACTCCATCACCTCAGCCGGGCGCGCGGAACTGGACAGCCGACGGGAGGAACTGGCGGACGTCGAAGACACCATCTCCGCCTCCGTCAGGCGGCTCGCCGACAACTTACGCGAGGACATTCGCAGCAACATGCGCGGCCTTCGTGCCGATCTTGCCGCTACGGCGGAAGTAGCCCGCACAAATGCCACCTCCGCCGCTTTCCGCAGTCGGACGGCGGGCTACACACCGGAAGGCCAGCGCATCCTCAAGGAAGCAGAATTAATGGTGCAGGCCTTCCGGGACGATATCCGCGTGGAGTTGCGTCAACACGGGGCTGCCCGCCCGCTGACGCCAGTGGCACTGGAAACGGTCCGCGCGGTCCTGGATCAGGCTCGAATATCCATCAGGAATTCACTCAACAACTGA
- a CDS encoding 50S ribosomal protein bL37 codes for MSKRARKRRDRKRGGANHGKRPNT; via the coding sequence ATGAGCAAGCGTGCACGTAAGCGTCGTGACCGTAAGCGCGGCGGCGCGAACCACGGCAAGCGTCCCAACACCTAA
- the rsrA gene encoding mycothiol system anti-sigma-R factor codes for MSDCQGLGDCDDTRMQRIYEYLDGALTREDLTEIKQHLDTCEECAEQYDLECLIRTMVKRSCTESAPENLKNSILDRIHSIKPVDA; via the coding sequence ATGAGCGACTGCCAGGGATTGGGCGATTGCGACGATACGCGAATGCAGCGGATCTATGAGTATCTCGACGGTGCATTGACACGTGAGGACCTCACGGAAATCAAGCAGCACCTGGATACGTGTGAAGAGTGTGCAGAACAGTATGACCTTGAGTGCCTCATCCGCACCATGGTCAAGCGTTCGTGCACCGAATCCGCTCCCGAGAACCTCAAGAATTCCATCCTGGACAGGATTCACTCGATCAAGCCTGTTGACGCCTGA
- a CDS encoding sigma-70 family RNA polymerase sigma factor, producing the protein MTLVKDRMVLPEAGYGVQPDSPKLTVDLATMSTIEPAAAAMYEAADATDDDSAPAPAAVDVAAESPEQRRERFERDAMQYVDQLYSAAMRMARNPSDAEDLVQEAYTKAFSAFHQYKPGTNLKAWLYRILTNTYINLYRKRQREPLQSNSDTIEDWQLAKAESHTSAGLRSAEAEALDHLPDSDVKNALQAIPEEFRLAVYFADVEGYAYKQISEIMNTPIGTVMSRLHRGRKMLRDMLADYAAERGFKAHTEDQAAAGSNNQEKEK; encoded by the coding sequence TTGACTTTGGTGAAGGACCGCATGGTTCTACCGGAGGCCGGGTACGGGGTGCAGCCGGATTCTCCCAAGCTGACAGTAGACTTGGCAACGATGAGCACCATTGAACCGGCCGCAGCGGCCATGTACGAAGCAGCCGACGCGACGGACGACGATAGCGCCCCGGCGCCGGCCGCCGTCGATGTTGCAGCGGAGAGCCCGGAGCAGCGGCGCGAGCGTTTTGAGCGCGACGCAATGCAGTACGTCGACCAGCTGTACTCGGCTGCCATGAGGATGGCGCGGAACCCTTCTGACGCGGAGGACCTCGTCCAGGAGGCCTACACCAAGGCCTTTTCAGCGTTCCACCAGTACAAGCCCGGCACCAACCTCAAGGCGTGGCTGTACCGGATCCTGACCAACACCTACATCAACCTCTATCGGAAGCGGCAACGAGAACCGCTGCAGTCCAATTCGGACACGATCGAGGACTGGCAACTGGCCAAAGCAGAGTCGCACACTTCGGCGGGCCTGCGTTCAGCCGAAGCCGAGGCTCTTGACCACCTGCCGGATTCCGACGTCAAAAACGCGTTGCAGGCAATTCCGGAAGAATTCCGGTTGGCTGTCTATTTCGCGGATGTCGAGGGATATGCCTACAAGCAAATCTCGGAGATTATGAATACCCCGATCGGCACTGTCATGTCGCGGTTGCACCGTGGCCGGAAGATGCTGCGGGACATGCTGGCGGACTATGCCGCCGAACGGGGCTTCAAGGCCCACACCGAAGATCAGGCTGCGGCCGGAAGCAACAATCAGGAGAAAGAGAAATGA
- a CDS encoding DoxX family membrane protein: protein MSFIRFLARPMLASSFVVAGLDKLKNADDTAKQLSPVLRRASESLPFKADEKTLARVLGGAQLGAGALLGLGKLSRFAATVLALTSALNSYVEWRSADISTKEGRTARKAQLLKNISLTGGVLLASVDTDGRPSIAWRAEHLAADARKVTGKQIKKADKAVRKAVDNAVGA, encoded by the coding sequence ATGTCTTTTATCCGTTTTCTCGCGCGGCCCATGCTCGCATCCAGCTTTGTCGTTGCAGGTCTGGACAAGCTCAAGAACGCTGACGACACCGCCAAGCAACTGTCACCGGTCCTTCGACGAGCCTCTGAATCGCTGCCCTTCAAAGCGGACGAGAAGACCCTCGCCCGGGTTCTGGGTGGAGCCCAGCTCGGCGCCGGAGCCCTGCTCGGACTGGGTAAGCTTTCGCGTTTCGCAGCGACAGTGCTCGCGCTGACGTCCGCCCTGAACTCCTACGTCGAATGGCGTTCGGCCGACATAAGCACCAAGGAGGGGCGCACCGCCCGGAAGGCCCAGCTCCTGAAGAACATCTCACTTACCGGCGGCGTGTTGTTGGCGTCGGTGGACACCGACGGCCGTCCGAGTATCGCCTGGCGGGCCGAGCACCTTGCCGCCGACGCCAGGAAGGTCACCGGCAAGCAGATCAAGAAGGCAGACAAAGCAGTGCGCAAGGCCGTAGACAACGCAGTTGGAGCATAA
- the aroA gene encoding 3-phosphoshikimate 1-carboxyvinyltransferase, whose protein sequence is MTGTTAANTEPDKAASLPLWPAPYAKGPVDATVTVPGSKSLTNRYLVLAALADGPSRLRAPLHSRDSALMIQALRQLGATVTEVPGDGDYGPDLEITPLDPSASSSTTAIDCGLAGTVMRFVPPLAALRSGATVFDGDPHARNRPMGTIIEALIALGVPVAAEGGRTPSSLPFTVEGTGEVRGGHLVIDASASSQFVSALLLVGARFTEGLHLEHVGKPVPSLDHITMTVEVLRSVGVTVDDSVPNHWRVSPGRISAFDQRIEQDLSNAGPFLAAALATHGTVRIPNWPTGTTQVGDLWRTILAAMGASVTLDGGTLTVTGGNEIKGADFDETSELAPTVAALCALATGPSRLTGIAHLRGHETDRLAALVAEINRLGGDAEETADGLVIRPASLHGGVVHSYADHRMATAGAILGLAVDGVQVEDIATTSKTMPEFPEMWARMLDSAGTNEAGN, encoded by the coding sequence ATGACAGGTACCACCGCCGCCAATACCGAACCGGACAAAGCCGCCAGCCTCCCGCTATGGCCGGCCCCTTATGCCAAAGGGCCCGTGGACGCCACAGTGACGGTCCCAGGTTCAAAATCGCTGACCAACCGGTACCTGGTGCTGGCAGCCTTGGCGGATGGTCCTTCGCGGCTCCGGGCTCCGCTGCATTCACGCGATTCGGCCCTGATGATCCAGGCCCTCCGGCAGTTGGGTGCCACCGTCACCGAGGTACCCGGTGACGGTGACTATGGGCCCGACCTGGAGATCACTCCCCTGGACCCCTCTGCTTCGAGCTCAACGACAGCCATCGACTGCGGTCTGGCCGGTACCGTCATGAGGTTCGTTCCCCCGCTGGCTGCCCTGCGCAGCGGCGCCACAGTCTTCGACGGCGATCCCCATGCCCGTAACCGGCCCATGGGAACCATCATCGAGGCACTGATCGCCCTGGGAGTTCCGGTCGCAGCCGAAGGCGGCAGGACGCCGTCGTCCCTTCCTTTCACGGTGGAAGGCACCGGCGAGGTGCGCGGCGGTCACTTGGTCATCGACGCGAGCGCTTCCTCCCAGTTTGTCTCGGCGTTGCTGTTGGTAGGCGCCCGCTTCACCGAAGGCCTGCACTTGGAGCACGTGGGCAAACCCGTTCCAAGCCTGGACCACATCACCATGACCGTTGAGGTGCTTCGGAGCGTGGGCGTTACTGTCGATGACTCCGTACCCAACCACTGGCGCGTTTCGCCCGGCAGGATCAGTGCTTTCGACCAGCGGATCGAGCAGGATCTCTCAAACGCCGGCCCCTTCCTGGCCGCCGCCCTGGCAACGCACGGCACTGTCCGCATTCCCAACTGGCCCACCGGCACCACACAGGTGGGCGATCTCTGGCGGACCATCCTTGCTGCCATGGGCGCAAGCGTCACCCTTGACGGGGGAACACTGACGGTTACAGGCGGCAATGAGATCAAGGGTGCTGATTTCGACGAAACCAGCGAGCTCGCGCCGACTGTAGCCGCACTGTGCGCTCTGGCTACCGGCCCTTCGCGATTGACGGGCATCGCCCACCTCCGCGGCCACGAAACAGACCGCCTCGCTGCCTTGGTTGCCGAAATCAACCGCCTTGGTGGCGATGCGGAAGAAACTGCCGATGGCCTGGTAATTCGCCCAGCTTCCCTCCATGGCGGAGTGGTACACAGTTACGCAGACCACCGAATGGCCACTGCCGGCGCCATCCTGGGACTCGCCGTCGACGGCGTCCAGGTTGAAGACATCGCCACAACATCCAAGACGATGCCCGAGTTCCCGGAGATGTGGGCACGAATGCTTGACTCCGCCGGCACGAATGAGGCCGGCAACTGA